In one Hemiscyllium ocellatum isolate sHemOce1 chromosome 29, sHemOce1.pat.X.cur, whole genome shotgun sequence genomic region, the following are encoded:
- the LOC132829530 gene encoding T-cell surface glycoprotein CD3 delta chain-like isoform X1 yields MQGQCSITVLAVVILLFGISEGKNDFVAVNENSVNLTCPFDEPVVWYKGTNGNELGKNKTHTLSANNGISKGLFRCEANNKKHYFYVNVRVCGDCIDLGMGTVIGIICGDLLFTLLVVTGVYCFAKKRGGHSKANQKWTARCLRQVAAINQSEKWISYTSLISKVSLISWISLTVLPTSNPTI; encoded by the exons ATGCAGGGACAATGCTCCATAACTGTATTGGCTGTGGTCATTCTGCTGTTTG GGATCTCAGAAGGAAAAAATG ATTTCGTGGCAGTGAATGAGAACTCAGTGAATTTAACCTGCCCATTCGATGAACCTGTTGTCTGGTACAAAGGGACCAATGGAAATGAATTGGGAAAGAATAAAACTCACACTTTATCAGCCAACAATGGCATTTCAAAAGGCCTTTTCCGTTGTGAAGCTAACAACAAAAAACATTACTTTTATGTCAATGTGAGAG tTTGTGGAGACTGTATTGACCTCGGCATGGGCACAGTGATTGGAATCATTTGTGGAGATCTGTTGTTTACCCTCTTGGTGGTCACGGGCGTTTATTGTTTTGCCAAGAAGCGAGGAGGACACTCGAAAg CCAATCAAAAGTGGACAGCGAGATGTTTACGACAAGTTGCAGCGATAAATCAGAGTGAGAAATGGATCTCCTACACCTCCTTGATCTCCAAGGTCTCGTTGATCTCCTGGATTTCTCTCACTGTCCTTCCCACAAGTAACCCAACAATATAA
- the LOC132829530 gene encoding T-cell surface glycoprotein CD3 epsilon chain-like isoform X2 has translation MQGQCSITVLAVVILLFGISEGKNDFVAVNENSVNLTCPFDEPVVWYKGTNGNELGKNKTHTLSANNGISKGLFRCEANNKKHYFYVNVRVCGDCIDLGMGTVIGIICGDLLFTLLVVTGVYCFAKKRGGHSKEFRHPQFEPMETPGGRSTNAPTSHEQSHYAPIKSGQRDVYDKLQR, from the exons ATGCAGGGACAATGCTCCATAACTGTATTGGCTGTGGTCATTCTGCTGTTTG GGATCTCAGAAGGAAAAAATG ATTTCGTGGCAGTGAATGAGAACTCAGTGAATTTAACCTGCCCATTCGATGAACCTGTTGTCTGGTACAAAGGGACCAATGGAAATGAATTGGGAAAGAATAAAACTCACACTTTATCAGCCAACAATGGCATTTCAAAAGGCCTTTTCCGTTGTGAAGCTAACAACAAAAAACATTACTTTTATGTCAATGTGAGAG tTTGTGGAGACTGTATTGACCTCGGCATGGGCACAGTGATTGGAATCATTTGTGGAGATCTGTTGTTTACCCTCTTGGTGGTCACGGGCGTTTATTGTTTTGCCAAGAAGCGAGGAGGACACTCGAAAg AATTCCGCCACCCGCAGTTTGAGCCCATGGAGACTCCGGGAGGTCGAAGCACCAACGCGCCAACTTCCCATGAACAATCCCATTACGCG CCAATCAAAAGTGGACAGCGAGATGTTTACGACAAGTTGCAGCGATAA